The Sphingobium amiense genomic interval GGGAAATGGCCGTGATCGGCGTCATGCTCGCAGACCTTCTTGACCAAGGCCCGGAACACTCGGAGCGGGCTGTTCGAGCCGCATTTCTTCTGTAGCAACTCTAGGCCGATCTTCCATTCGTCCTTCACGCCGCAATGCTTGCGCGCCAGTTCATACATGCGCCGCTCGAACGGCTTGCGGAGCCGGAAATAGTCGCGGTGGAGCGTCAGGACGTTCTTGCTGATGACCGAGCGATAGACCCAATCCGACAGGGTGATTTCGAGATCGAGCATCCGGCCATCGAACGTCTTGCGCGTGATCTTGGCCTCTTCGATCAGGCCGAAAATCCGCGTTTCTTCGACACCGCCCGTTTGAATATTGGTCCGCACCGTGGTCCCGCGCAGGCGGGTGAGGGCGTCGGCCATCAGTCGATAGCCTTCGCCGCTGGTTTGCCGGTTGGTGGCGACGAGCATGTCATAGGCTTGCAGGCGCACCGTGCGGCTAGGTTGCTCGCCCTGGTTCATCTTCGCGACGAGCTGCGAAATGCAGTAGATCAATATGTCCTTGTCGTGGATCGTCGCCAGCCCCTTGCCCGAGGGGATAATCTCGATGACGTTGCCGTTATGCTCGTAGCGCCGCGTCCGGTTGTCGGGCTTGGTCGAGAGCGAAAACACCGGATGCTCCATTGAGGCCATGTCATC includes:
- a CDS encoding replication initiator protein A; translation: MTIDPSPSLFDAPIAAPVSAVDGDDRTPLLPVRHPNQDLFICDVLDAIPKDDMASMEHPVFSLSTKPDNRTRRYEHNGNVIEIIPSGKGLATIHDKDILIYCISQLVAKMNQGEQPSRTVRLQAYDMLVATNRQTSGEGYRLMADALTRLRGTTVRTNIQTGGVEETRIFGLIEEAKITRKTFDGRMLDLEITLSDWVYRSVISKNVLTLHRDYFRLRKPFERRMYELARKHCGVKDEWKIGLELLQKKCGSNSPLRVFRALVKKVCEHDADHGHFPDYAVTMDDDVILFRNRSGLKSKPDPVASAGDDAPYIDPETMHDAKTAAPGYDVYALYDEWVSWWHDMGKPELKSPAGAFLGFCKKRHERKPLR